From the Solea senegalensis isolate Sse05_10M linkage group LG16, IFAPA_SoseM_1, whole genome shotgun sequence genome, one window contains:
- the angel1 gene encoding protein angel homolog 1, which yields MICSLLFYALYPLSRYLTAGRRSEDSQKGLSPAVVHGTAAWDGCAVTTKRFTQSQTTQPDQWLSSSSTAKGKTEEGMKEGSPDKEGDTGMEQNKEQPVAVPHKEPKNGETKMSEEPQSEATKTSEEPQSEATKTSEEPQSEAKETSEEPQSEAKETSEEPQSEAVKTSKEPQNEAMMTSEVPQGKMEVSMQQNINTKEATDVPSEDINPEQALAAHIKWLQTDASIKETDCPGLEEIQIHTPTHSVEELVISAEERIEQTACSGEQQTQIPSMESETPAVSEVTECWDEYYINPAADEEYDGANSSKLVFCEHSQTHLTISKPCNTQNSLHFPAGLGLAGEIECPLWQFPAGSYYPPLESPESFEVMWRVWQSLPAAEPALIPFPFTKTSLNFTVMSYNVLAQDLLEANEELYIHCPLEVLDWSYRCSLLLEEIFKWAPDILCLQEVQENHYHEQLYPVLCQMGYTCVYKRRTGPKTDGCATCYRSSCFSEVSVSLLEFFRPDTELLNRHNVGIVLLLRPVVTQGSEIKAMGPPLCVGNTHLLFNPRRGDVKLAQLAMMLAEIDSTVKSCKAKGEHCNIVLCGDFNSVPNMPLYQLITTGTLYYRGLPAWMVSGQEDLSFKTHFHRLSVPLWHSCLGITDNCQYSASKNTFENKDQTSGKLHYSHDFMRQLRYCPAACVRPVDLKLIQGVTDNAPDPSLENPSYDTCSRHTLTHCLDLESVYQHVLPGSGAPEVTTVHSEVGATVDYIFYSPRRSSTSAQTACGNFVSEGLELIGSLCLLSEDVLWSMNGLPNHMFPSDHLSLVAKFQLDLNSPAIGKTVGEVGGIDVRG from the exons ATGATTTGCAGCTTGTTGTTTTATGCGCTCTACCCTCTGTCACGGTACCTGACCGCGGGTCGACGCTCAG AGGACTCTCAGAAAGGTCTCTCTCCTGCAGTGGTCCATGGCACGGCAGCATGGGATGGTTGTGCTGTCACGACAAAGAGGTTCACCCAGTCTCAGACAACCCAGCCGGACCAGTGGCTCTCCTCAAGCAGTACGGCGAAGGGAAAAACGGAAGAAGGGATGAAAGAGGGAAGCCCAGATAAAGAAGGTGATACAGGGATGGAGCAAAACAAGGAGCAGCCAGTGGCTGTACCACACAAAGAACCTAAGAATGGGGAGACAAAGATGAGTGAAGAACCACAGAGTGAGGCTACAAAGACGAGTGAAGAACCACAGAGTGAGGCTACGAAGACGAGTGAAGAACCACAGAGTGAG GCTAAGGAGACGAGTGAAGAACCACAGAGTGAGGCTAAGGAGACGAGTGAAGAACCACAGAGTGAGGCTGTGAAAACAAGTAAGGAACCACAGAATGAGGCTATGATGACAAGTGAGGTGCCACAAGGCAAAATGGAAGTTTCCATGCAACAGAATATCAACACAAAGGAGGCAACTGATGTTCCATCAGAGGACATCAACCCAGAACAAGCACTTGCAGCCCATATAAAGTGGTTGCAAACAGACGCTAGCATAAAGGAAACCGACTGTCCAGGACTAGAAGAAATACAGATACATACACCTACACACAGCGTGGAAGAGTTGGTCATTTCAGCTGAGGAAAGAATTGAACAAACTGCTTGTTCAGGAGAGCAACAGACACAGATACCAAGCATGGAGTCTGAGACTCCAGCTGTCAGTGAAGTAACTGAGTGCTGGGATGAATACTATATAAAtcctgctgctgatgaagaGTATGATGGGGCAAACAGTTCTAAGTTGGTGTTTTGTGAGCATTCTCAAACTCACCTTACAATCAGCAAGCCATGCAATACGCAAAATAGCTTGCACTTCCCTGCAGGACTTGGCTTGGCAGGGGAGATAGAGTGCCCACTGTGGCAGTTTCCTGCTGGGAGCTATTACCCTCCATTAGAGTCCCCCGAATCATTTGAAG TAATGTGGAGAGTATGGCAGAGTTTACCTGCAGCAGAGCCTGCACTGATACCTTTCCCTTTCACAAAGACATCATTGAACTTCACTGTCATGTCCTACAACGTCCTCGCTCAGGATTTACTGGAGGCCAATGAGGAGCTGTACATTCATTGTCCTCTGGAGGTGCTGGACTGGAGCTACCGCTGCAGCCTCCTCCTAGAGGAAATATTTAAGTGGGCACCAGAT ATTCTTTGTCTCCAAGAGGTTCAGGAAAACCACTACCATGAACAGCTATATCCAGTGCTGTGTCAGATGG GCTACACATGTGTGTACAAGCGCCGCACAGGACCCAAGACAGACGGCTGTGCCACTTGCTACAGAAGCAGCTGCTTCTCTGAGGTGTCCGTCTCATTACTGGAGTTCTTCAGGCCGGACACGGAGCTGCTCAACCGGCACAATGTTGGCATTGTGCTGCTGCTTCGGCCTGTGGTCACCCAGGGGTCTGAGATCAAGGCGATGGGCCCGCCCCTTTGTGTGGGCAACACCCACCTGCTCTTCAACCCGAGAAGAGGCGACGTGAAGCTGGCTCAGTTAGCCATGATGCTGGCAGAGATTGACAGTACGGTCAAGTCCTGTAAGGCCAAGGGTGAACATTGTAACATTGTATTGTGTGGAGACTTTAACTCTGTCCCAAACATGCCTCTTTACCAACTCATCACCACGGGCACGCTCTACTACCGGGGTCTACCTGCATGGATG GTATCCGGTCAGGAGGACCTGTCCTTTAAAACTCATTTTCACAGACTGTCTGTTCCCCTGTGGCACAGCTGCCTGGGAATTACTGACAACTGTCAGTATAGTGcatccaaaaacacatttgagaacaaGGATCAGACATCAG GGAAACTTCACTACAGCCATGACTTTATGCGACAGCTGCGCTATTGTCCAGCTGCATGTGTCCGTCCTGTGGACCTGAAGCTGATCCAGGGCGTGACGGACAATGCACCAG ATCCTTCACTGGAAAATCCATCTTATGACACATG ttccagacacactctcactcattgCTTAGACCTGGAGTCGGTCTATCAACATGTTCTTCCGGGCTCTGGTGCCCCAGAAGTTACAACCGTACACTCTGAAGTTGGAGCCACAGTCGACTACATCTTCTACTCCCCAAGACGCAGCTCTACCTCTGCTCAGACGG cttgtGGCAACTTTGTGAGTGAGGGTCTGGAGTTGATTGGTAGTCTCTGTCTCCTGTCAGAGGATGTCTTGTGGTCAATGAACGGTCTTCCCAATCACATGTTCCCCTCTGACCATCTTAGTCTTGTGGCCAAATTCCAGCTGGACCTGAACTCTCCCGCGATAGGAAAGACTGTGGGTGAAGTCGGTGGGATTGACGTCAGAGGATAA
- the vash1 gene encoding tubulinyl-Tyr carboxypeptidase 1: MLRATVGSVEERDEEQEDEGEDELRDGGVPFYVNRGGLPVDEETWERMWRHVARIHPSGEALGKEIRGATDLPKIPVPSVPSYQPTTTVPQRLEAIQKYIREFQYNHTGMQFFEIKKSRPLTALMDIAKEMTREALPIKCLEAVILGIHLTNNMPGVERFPLSFKSQFSGNHFHHIVLGVHSGGRFGALGMSRREDLMFKPLEFRTLMDLLQEYDAAYRGYWHTLHKVKIGHYVSHDPHSVEQIEWKHSILDVNKLTKDELRKELERHTRDMRLKIGTSAHPSPTKDRRNSMGSPLRGPGSPIRRISRVERRPSGEKKVLEQNSSTDMNGYQIRV; the protein is encoded by the exons ATGCTGAGGGCCACTGTGGGCTCTGTGGAGGAGAGGGACGAGGAGCAGGAGGATGAAGGTGAGGACGAGCTGAGGGACGGAGGGGTGCCCTTCTACGTGAACAGAGGAGGACTCCCGGTGGATGAGGAGACTTGGGAGAGGATGTGGCGCCATGTGGCACGAATCCACCCCAGCGGCGAAGCGTTGGGGAAGGAGATCCGAGGGGCCACAGACCTGCCCAAG ATTCCTGTGCCGAGTGTGCCTTCATACCAACCTACCACCACTGTCCCACAGCGCCTGGAAGCCATACAGAAATACATCAGGGAGTTTCA GTACAATCACACAGGAATGCAGTTCTTTGAAATCAAGAAGAGCCGTCCTCTCACCGC GTTGATGGACATTGCTAAAGAGATGACGAGGGAGGCCCTGCCAATCAAATGTCTGGAGGCGGTGATCTTAGGGAT TCACCTGACCAACAACATGCCGGGTGTGGAGCGCTTCCCCCTCAGCTTTAAGTCTCAATTCTCAGGGAACCACTTCCACCACATCGTGCTGGGAGTTCACAGCGGGGGACGTTTCGGCGCTCTGGGCATGAGCAGGAGAGAGGACCTCATGTTCAAGCCCCTGGAGTTCCGGACACTGATGGACCTGCTGCAGGAATACGACGCAGCCTACAGGGGCTACTGGCACACGCTCCACAAGGTCAAGATCGGCCACTACGTGTCTCACGACCCCCACAGCGTGGAGCAGATAGAGTGGAAGCACTCCATACTGGACGTGAACAAGCTGACCAAGGACGAGCTGCGGAAGGAGCTGGAGAGGCATACGCGGGACATGCGGCTCAAG ATTGGAACGTCGGCACATCCCTCTCCAACCAAAGACAGAAGAAACAGCATGGGTTCACCGCTCCGAGGGCCGGGCAGCCCAATACGCAGGATCAGCCGTGTTGAGAGACG cCCCTCTGGAGAGAAGAAGGTCTTGGAGCAGAACTCGTCTACAGACATGAACGGATACCAGATTAGAGTCTGA
- the fcf1 gene encoding rRNA-processing protein FCF1 homolog: protein MGKQKTKKFAAMKRMISLKDQRIKEKDRAKAKEKKKKDPSQLKEREVTKYPSCLFFQYNTQLGPPYHVLVDTNFINFSIKAKLDIFQSMMDCLYAKCIPYITDCVMAEIEKLGLKYRVALRIAKDPRFERLPCTHQGTYADDCLVQRVTQHKCYILATVDRDLKRRIRKIPGVPIMYISNHRYNIERMPDDYGAPRF, encoded by the exons ATG GGGAAGCAGAAAACCAAGAAGTTTGCTGCAATGAAGCGAATGATCAGCCTGAAAGATCAGAGAAT AAAAGAGAAAGATCGAGCCaaagcaaaagagaaaaagaagaaggaccCATCACAGCTGAAGGAGAGAGAAGT GACAAAGTACCCATCATGCCTGTTCTTCCAGTACAATACTCAGCTTGGTCCACCATACCACGTACTTGTTGACACCAATTTCATCAACTTCTCCATCAAGGCAAAGCTGGACATTTTTCAGTCTATGATGGATTGTCTGTATGCCAAAT GCATTCCATATATCACAGACTGTGTAATGGCTGAGATTGAAAAGCTTGGACTGAAATACAGAGTGGCGCTCAG GATAGCCAAAGATCCCAGGTTTGAGCGCCTGCCATGCACACACCAGGGAACATATGCAGATGACTGCTTAGTCCAACGAGTAACACAG CACAAGTGTTACATCTTGGCTACTGTCGACAGAGATCTAAAGAGACGAATCAGAAAGATCCCTGGAGTACCCATCATGTACATCTCAAACCATAg GTATAACATTGAACGGATGCCCGATGACTATGGTGCACCAAGGTTTTAA